The Sminthopsis crassicaudata isolate SCR6 chromosome 5, ASM4859323v1, whole genome shotgun sequence genome contains the following window.
ggcccactgtgtgccaggcactgtaacTATGCCAGCTGAGGGGGAGCAggcccactgtgtgccaggcactgtgccagctGAGGGGGAGCAggcccactgtgtgccaggcactgtgccagctGAGGGGAAGCAggcccactgtgtgccaggcactgtgccaggtGAGGGGGAGCAggcccactgtgtgccaggcactgtaacTGTGCCAGCTGAGGGGAAGCAGGCCCACTGTGCGCCAGGCACTGTAACTGTGCCAGCTGAGGGGAAGCAggcccactgtgtgccaggcactgtaacTATGCCAGCTGAGGGGGAGCAGGCCCaatgtgtgccagacactgtgccagGTGAGGGAGAGCAggcccactgtgtgccaggcactgtaacTGTGCCAGCTGAGGGGGAGCAGGCCCACTGTGCGCCAGGCACTGTAACTGTGCCAGCTGAGGGGAAGCAggcccactgtgtgccaggcactgtgccaggtGAGGGAGAGCAGGCCCACTGTGCACCAGGCACTGTAACTGTGCCAGCTGAGGGGGAGCAggcccactgtgtgccaggcactgtgccagctgagggggagcagggaggaagggaaggccACAGTAGTTCTAAGAAGCCTGGACCAGGGAGTCCCCATCACCCCTCGGACCCCAGACCTACAGAGACAAACCAATGCGCTCTTTGAGAGGTGGCCATCGGCATTTATTCAGCACCGACTCTGTGCCGGGCACGTGGGAGGCAACGTTTCTGATAGGTCTGATGCCCGTGTGAGAAAGCACCACGTTCAGGCCCGGCAGACTCCAGCTCTCCGGCCGCCCCGTAACGAGCAGCCTCGTGGTCACTCTGACCCAGCCGCTTCTCGGAGGAAGCCTTTCACCCACTGTCTGCCCCAGCCCCGGCCTTGGGGGCTTGGTGAGGTGCCAGGAGCTGCCCAGTAGTCTAGTTTTAAACTGCTCGGAGGGGCCCGGTTCTGGGCAAAGCTGAGCATCCTGGCTGAGACGGCGGCTCCCAGCCCTGGGCCTCGGACAGCAGGGGAGGCGTTCAGGCCAGCACTCCTGGACAGAACTTGGAGGAGAGGAAACCCATTCCCTTGGCCAGGCAGCCCGCTGTGCCCCAGGCTCTCTGGCAGCTGGGCTCAGAATCATGTTTGAAATAAAGGGACCATGAGGAGATTCCAAATAGTCTCATGGATTCTTGGGGCTGCTTTAGAGGTACCCCTCCTGGCCCCCCAGGGCcgtgtctccccccccccactcccagcCCCTGCCCACCTCTGCCCCCTCCTGTAGCAGTGCCAGACGAGGCTCTGGGAAGCAGGAAGAGCCCTGCACGAACCTGATCCCCGACTCCCAGGGACTAACACAGCAAAGGTCCCAGAGGTAGCTTGGACCATAGCTCAGGCCTGTAGGCCCGGGCCCCTGGGTGGTCAGCGGCTGTCCCTGGGCTGCCCGCAGTCTGCTGCCTCCGGGCGCACCGGGACGCAGCATGTCACTATAAAACACCTTCAAGGTGGCCAGCGGGCCGTCCTTCCAAGCGGCCAGTCGGATGACCTAGAGGGCGCTCCTCCCCGGGACCTCCTCCCCCCATGCTGGGTGCCATTCCCCGGCTTCTGCAGCTGCTGCTTCTACAAAATGGTCTGCACCAAGATGCTGAGGTGAAGCGGGGACCATCCCTTCCCCTACATATGTGGGCACCAGGGTGGCCTAGCCCCTCGGGCCCCCCCATTTCTCAGCCTGACAGTCTGCCTTAAGAAATGGGCCCATGACTCAGTGGGTCAGCTCTGTCCGAGACATTCACTGGTCAGCCAAGGGCCCACTCAACCTGGAGCGAGGTCTAATCACTCCCAGGAAGGTGCGGGCTGGGGCAATGGTGAAGGCCCAAACTGCCTTCGTCAGAGGCGCCAGCCAGGCTGGGAGCCCCCCAGAGCTCCAGGAAGTGGCCGTGCCAGGGAAAGGGGGCATTTCCTGCAGGACAACCTTCTGGCTCACGGGACCAGAAACCAAATGAAGATGAGGGACCTTCATCAGATTCCTACAGATCATGGATCAGAGCAAATGAGAAAAGTGATTGGTTCAGGCAGAACAGATTCTCAAACCATCCAAACAGCCGCCTCTGGCAGAGGCGGCCCTGGGGGGCAGGGGCACGGGCTGGGCTCAGGCCCCAGCCTCCTAGGGGCGACCTCCAGTCAAGTCTTTGGGGAGGCTCCTAGGCAGGTGGAGCTGTCAGAGCCCCTGAACAAGATGtcactggggaatggctgaccaTAAAACCTGGACAAGATCCCACGGGCCAGCCCGGGGAATCTCCCGTACCCCAGGGGAGCGAGCCCGTTGCCACGTGGGTTTGCTAGCCCTGCTCCACGGCGTCAGCCCCCCAGCTATCATCCAGACCACACAGGGTTAGGGCCGTATTCTGCACCAGTATCGAAACCACAGCTCGAGTTTCACATCTTTATTTGTCTGTTAAACTGAACATGATTTCATGCAATAAGGGGAAAATCAAGCATTTCCTGGTTGTGTAAAGAATTGTGCGGATGGCTTGTGGAAGACCTTCACTCTCACAGTCAAGAAAGCATGCTTTTCACTTAGAATTCTGGGCCTTCTTTCTTCAGTTTGCTATAATCCACATTTACGGAATAgaacttggaaaaaagaaagaaaaatacatgttACATACCATTTAAATCTCTCCAAAGATGGCACAAACTCCCATGCTCTAGGTACCAGAGTGCAAGGAGTGAGGTCTTCTAAGACCCTCTTGAGGGGTCCATGAGACCaagacttctttcttttttttttctccccctgaggctggggttaagtgactcgcccagggtcacacagccaggaagtgttaagtgtctgagaccagatttgaactcgggtcctcctgaattcagggctggtgctctctccaccgtactacctagctgcccctagaccAGGACTGCACGAACCTGATCCCCGACTCCCGACATTGTACTGAATATTCTCATTTCTCATTCGGCAAGCCCCATAGGCAAAAGCTCTTCAGGGATCTTGCTAAGAGTGTAAAGGGGGCCAGACACCAAAGAGTTCTGCTCATGTAATCAACAGTAAGCGGGTAAGAATTCGTACTGAGGAGttaaaattcttctcttttactATCACCTGAAATAGGCTTAACGGTTAAAAACGCGTCTATAAAATCCCACTAATTTGACCTGGCCAATCCAAATCCAGAGATGTGTTTGTTTTAATGTgcagataaaagagagagaaataaacgCACTTCTTTACCTGTAACTTCTCAGTCCATGTCTTTGGGAGCCTCATCAATGCACTGAGATTATAATTCTGACAGCCAATCCCGGCCAACGGGACTGGGCAGGGCCCAAGGCCTCGAGGCTGCCCCACCCCCCAGCTCTGGGCCGTAGCCTCCTGCCTTTAGCTCTGGCTTTCTAGCCCCAGGGCAATCTCAGCCTGACACACTTGGAGATTCATGTAAGGAGTGCCCAGGcacccgccccccccccccttgtaCACTACTTGCACACACTCAAAACAAAAAGGGGTGGCAAGTAAGTGAATCACTGCTGTGACCCGTAGTCTCTAATTGTACTTAAATGTAAGGATCCCCGGTCAAACTGGGGAACACTGCAGAAGGTTGCCTTTCTCCTTGGGCCGGGTAAATGGCAGAGCTCCAGGGTGTGACATGCTCTCGGAGCAGAGCCCTGAAAGGCAGCCCACCCCCTCACATCCACCCCCTTCCTCAGGCGGGGAGGCCTGCTCTTAAAACCTGGTGCACCGGCCCTCTCCCTAGGGCCGAGCCCTCCCCCCAAAGCCCCTCACTTTCACTAAGTGTGAAGTCCGGCCTGGctcctggaggcctcaggatcagcccgtgaggataagtaaaagtccctggtctttagggggagaagggaaaggagcagGCAAACTGCTAGAGGAGGCTCCCAAAGATGGATCCTGGATTCTAgagtcctccctcccttcctccggCTCACTCTCACCACGCCCTCAGATCCGGATTATCTCAATACCAAACTTCCAGCAATCAACAAACAGCGAGAAGAGCCATTTAACCAAAACATATGCTAATTGGAGCAACAGGTAATTAGCCTCCAGTCCTTGTGTGGATTGGGGCACACCCCCCTtccagagtttcagccctttacatggAAGGACTGTGGAATGGACCAGGGCCGGCCTTCTCCAAGTTTGCCTCCCGGAAGCCGAAAGGTCTCCCGGGCAGAGCTGGGCCGGTCCTCTCCTTTTAGTGGGGGGCCCATTGGCCCGAGTACCCGCTCCTGATAAGTTGTAAGGCAGGGCTTTCTACTCGGTGTTTACCGAATTGCTTTCTAAAAGCCAACTGCTCCCTGATTTAACGCCTTGTTCAGATCGTTTTCCTTATTGGCTCTTTCGCAGCCCGTGGAGTTTTAGGGACCATCTGGAAGTCTTTGCTGCAGGAGACGACACCACCCAGGAGCAGCCCAGGTGACAGCCTTGGGCTCATCGCTGCTGGGAACAGCCCCGACTAGCTTATGTCCTTTCTCCCGGTTTGGTACAAGAGAGAAAAGTGGGGTTCAAGTAAGGAAACAGACATAAGGCTCGAGTTGGACTGTCTACGGCTGAGCTACTGGACCAAACCTGGCAGTAAAAGGTCCACAAAACCCCCCTTTCCTTCCAGAACACAGCTGAAGACGGTCTGGGAGAGGGTCAGAAAGCAGCCGCCCCCTCCGTGGCACAAACCACTGGCGCCTGCAGCGCCCacagccggggggggggggggggcctgagGGGGGGCAGCGGGCAGCTCGCTCCGCACACAGAACCAGCTCCCACTTCCTGGGGGACTTAGTGCCGACTACCCCCCCCCCTCGGAAACAGAAGGGAGGCGCGGGAATAAGCTGCGAGGTCCGGCTAAGGGACTGAGTGACTGGGGGTTTGGAGTCAGGCGCCACCACGGAAAGGTCACCAGGTCACGTCAGCCGCACTCTGGGACGGGCCGAACTATCCGCTTCTGGCTGAGACCTCGGCCGCACGGACTTCATTTCAAAGGGAGCTGATTCCAAGAGCCCCACAAAGAACAGAAAAGTCTCTTTCTGAAAGAATTTGGAGTCTGTCTGACGGGCTGTCCGAGGCGGGCTCCCTGACTacaggagaggaggaggggcCCAGCGGGGCAGCCGGGGTCTGAAGGACTCCTGGGGAGCAGGCCCAGCTCATGCCGCAAGGCAGCTTCAGATCCTGCTCCGGGGATGCCCCCCCATTCCCTGGGGGGCCGGCCCGACCACCGTGGGCTCCACTGCAAAAGTGAACTTGCTCTGGAAAGCGCCGGGCAGAAACCCCGGTTTCCACACGCGGGGCGGGGGCCTGGGCCAGAGAATTTTCACTGGAAGCTCTCCCGCGCTCCTCCAGCTCCTCCTTTCTACATGTCGGAGGGGACGCGGGACAACCCCGTGTCCTCCTTGACGCTTACGGCGGAGAGCTCGGCCAGCCGGCTCCTTCCACTTCTCCGCCGCGGGCCTTACCAGCGATTCCCACAAGCTCGGGGCCAGAGCGCGGAAGGACTAAGGTCGTGCGGGGCCTTCCCggacccccacccccacccggcgGAATAGGgaacactcccccccccccccagaaccCGACCCCCGCCACACCTTCCGGAGGAGAGCCCGGCCTCACCTTGTACTGGTCGGTGGGATTCATTTTGTTCCAAGGTTCCGGGTTGTTCTTCCTGTCCCAACTGAGGACAAAGGCACAGGGACACACAGACCGTTAGGCGGGCGCCGATAcggcccccctcccccaccccgccCTGCGGAGCGCCCTCAGCCCCTTTACATCGGACTTTATGCCCGTgggtgccccctcccccccccccccgggaggAAATGGCCCGGATCTCATTCTCGCCGCCAAGGGAGCAGCGGCCCGGGCAGGTTTGGGGAGAAAAGGCAGAGGAAGGCCGGCTGAGCCCGAACCCCGGGGGCGGGACTGACTGGGGGGAGACGCTGCCGCCAGATGGAGCCCAGCGCCCCGCGGGCCTCCTCGATGCAGCCTCCCCCCAGAAAGCAGCAGGCCCTGGGGCCCCAGGGGAAGGGGGTCCCGAGGGCGCCAGAGGGCAGAGACGCCCTCCCATCCCCCCTCTCCCTACCTGACGTCGGGGTTGAAGAGCGCCAGGCGCAGCACGTACAGCGAGGCCCCGGTGCCCCCGGCCCCGATGAACACGAACAGGGGGATCAACTGGACAAGccaaagaggaggagaaaaggatgaGGAGGGGCGGGGGGGGGGTGAGGAGCGGGCAGTCGGGGGTCTCCTAAGGTCTGGCCGGGTCCTGCTCCCAGCAGCCTCCACCCCCCCTGGCCCCACCCCTCACCCACCCGGGAAGAGAGCCAGTCTAATCTCCCCCCCAGGGCCGGGTCAGGTTACCGCCCCCTCTGCGGGCCGGAAGGCGGGCCTCCACCTCGGGTGGGGAAACTGAGCCACTCCCAGGCCCGAGGGAGCCGGGCCTGTCACTTTCCGAGGGAGAGACTGAGGCGCGCGGAGGGAGCCCGGGACCCCGGAAGTTACGGCCGGAGCAGCCCCCCGAAAGGAGGCCAAGGGCGGGGCGGCGGCCCCAAGGTCACGCGGCGTCCCTCCCTTTCCCGGCCCCGGGTCACGGGACGCTCACGCTCGGGTGCTTCTTGGCCTGGTTGAGGATCATGCGGAGcatggcggcggcggcgggatcGGGCGGCTGCGGGACTCGGGGCTGCGTTCGCTTGTTCTTTAGTTCGCGGCTCTAAAGCCAATGTCACCgcagagcaggaggaggaggaggagtcgggggaggaggaggagccgGGACGGCACGGTGGTTCGCACGCATGCGCGCACGCACGCTCGGCTAAGGACCCCGGCGTAAAGGACCTGTGATGGGGCTGTTCCCCCTACTGCCTGCTCGCCTCGCCTCGCCCCCGGGATGCGGCTCCCAGCCCCGCTGCCCTGGCCTCCCCGTGTCAAGCCCTGAGCTTCCCGGGGCTGACCCCCTTCCTCGGGGCTCCAAGGGCAAGAACGAGACCCAAACAGGCGCGAAACGGCACCCCGGCACCGAGAGGGGCGGGAGTAAGCGCGTGCGCCCGGGGGTGGCTGAAGGCGGAGCGCGTGTCGCTAGAGCGGCACGTGCCGGAAGCACGCAGGGGCCGGGGGCAAGGCCGAGGTCTTCCCCCAGAGACCTGGGGACTGCAGCTGCTCTGCTCCCTGGGGTCCCGGCCGCCCGGCCAACTCCCGAGGGCCCTGCTGGGCTGCAGGCTTCAGCGGCCGGGCCGGAAACGGAGCCTTCGTGCAACCTCGTCCCAGCGTCCCCGGCCCGACTATCCCCGATCTATCCCGGCCGGCTTCCATCCGTGCGCCGGCCCCCGTCCGTCCAGGGCTGCCATAGATCCCCGACTCGCTGCCTGCCTCCGGGCCTCTGCCCATCCGGCCCATCTATTCCATGTCCCCATGGGTGGCTCCCAACCACCGTGCTCCCGGTCTGAGCACTCAAACCCCCGTGCTCCCCTTCTGAGCACTCAAACCCCCGTGCTCCCAGTCTGAGCACCCGAACCACGGTGCTCCCCTTCTGAGCACCCAAACCCGTGCTCCCCGTCTGAGCACCCAAACCCCCGTGCTCCCGGTCCGAGCACCCAAATCACCGTGCTCCTGGTCTGAGCACCCAAACCCCCGTGCTCCCAGTCTGAGCACCCAAACTCGTGCTCCCCTTCTGAGCACCCAAACTCTTGCTCCCCTTCTGAGCACCCAAACCCCCGTGCTCCCCTTCTGAGCACTCAAACCTCCATGCTCCCAGTCTGAGCACTCAAACGCCCGTGCTCCCAGTCTGAGCACCCAAACCCCCGTGCTCCCCTTCTGAGCACCCAAACCCCCGTGCTCCCAGTCTGAGCACCCGAACCACGGTGCTCCCCTTCTGAGCACCCAAACCCTTGCTCCCCGTCTGAGCATCCCAACTCCGTGCACCCCGTCTGTGCACCCAAATCACCGTGCTCCCGGTCTGAGCACCCAAATCACCATGCTCCCGATCTGAGCACCCAAATCACCGTGCTCCCGGTCTGAGCACCCAAATCACCGTGCTCCCGGTCTGAGCACCTGAACCGGTGCTCCCCTTCTGAGCACCCAAACCCTTGCTCCCTATCTGAGTACCCCAACCCCGTGTACCCGGTCTGAGCACCCAAATCACCGTGCTCCCGGTCTGAGCACCCAAATCACCGTGCTCCCGGTCTGAGCACCCAAATCACCGTGCTCCTGGTCTGAGCACCCAAACCCTTGCTCCCTGTCTGAGCACCCCAACCCCGTGCACCCCGTCTGTGCACCCAAATCACCGTGCTCCCGGTCTGAGCACCTGAACCGGTGCTCCCGGTCTGAACACCCAAATCACCGTGCTCCCCGTCTGAACACCCCAACCCTGTGTACCCCGTCTGTGCACCCAAATCACCGTGCTCCCGGTCTGAGCACCCAAATCACCGTGCTCCCGGTCTGAGCACCCAAATCACCGTGCTCCTGGTCTGAGCACCCAAACCCGCGCTCCCAGTCTGAGCACCCGAACCCCCGTGCTCCCAGTCTGAAGCCCCTCCCAGCCAGGGCTGCCACATACCCCCCCACCTGCCTCCCCTCTCCATGGGTCTCGAACAACCATGCAGCTGTCCATCCATCCCTTCCGCTACTCCCCCCACCTGTGTGTGCCCCCCTGCATCCATGCCCTGTGGCAGGGGAAATCGGAAGGGTCCAAACCAGACGGAGTAGGGATCTCGGGGTTGAGCTGACGAGGTGAGACCAGGAGGCGGCCTCCACAGGAAGCAGGTGGTGCCCCGCGCTCTGGTCGGTGATCTGAGGAAACGGCTCCACCCTCAGATGTGAGTGTAGAGGCGCAGAGGAAAGTGTACCTGAAGCCAAGCTGCTCACggcgggtgggggtgggggagagtgcCGAGGATTCTCTAGTTCCCAGCacggtgatgtcatggttctacCGCTGGCACATGCTCAGTGGGCTGCTGCAGGGAGGTAATTGTACTGAGGTGGATAAGGGCCCAGAGGACAGGACCTGAGACACTCCTTCTCTGAGCAGCCTCCTCCACAAGATCCAGGCTGGGCCAGACTGAAGGAGACAGTAAAGACCAGACTGTTCCTGTCCATCCTCGGGGTGACAATCCGAAGACTTCCAGGAAGCCAGCCCCACATTAGGAATGACAGAATTTCTGTAGTGCTTGCAGCGCAAGATTGGGAGGGAGGCGCCGtcacacccattttacagatgacaatgTTGAGGCTGAGGGTGagtgacttgtctgggatcacacaactagtgggTGTCTGAGTgcgtcttcctgactgcagagcCCACTTTGTACTCACCGCCCCACCTGACTGCCTGGCATCACAGGTCCGAAACCACCGTGATCTGGTCGGGGCTCCTCCCCGGAGACGAGATAAGGAGCTCGGCAAGCTCTTTTCACTGTGAGGCAGCAGACTGCCTGGCTCCCCCTGGCGCCAGGAAAGGTGCCCACCGTGCAGGGCGGCAGCAGAGGCCGGCTGGCAGCCCTTATCCTCGAAGGGCACTCGGTGGTTTTCAAACATCCTTACAGTCCTGCACAATCACACGGGAAGGAGCCAGGGCACAGATTAGATCCCCATTTCACAGGTGGCAATGAGCTTTGGTACGGGGCGAGTGAGCTTCCATAGCACAAAACTCCTCCCAACGGAAGGCCCCACCTCTGCAGCCTCCCTCCGCGGACCTACTGGGGACCCTCAGTGGCCAtcatgtgacttgctcagggtcctcCACCACAGCGCAGTGTCTAAGATGGGGTGAGTCCTTCCAAGCTCTGAGGTCAGGTGTCTGAACTCTGCCTCAACGTCTCATGGgaataaagaccaaaaaaactCCTTTAAGGAGTGTATTTGGGGAAAACACCCAGAAGTCCCCTTGTGTACAGCCTTTCCCCTCCACCAGCCTCCTCACTTTGGTATCAAGGCTTCCCACTCCTGGAAAGCAAAGCCTCCTTGGTTCACCAAGAGCCCGACCTTCATCCAGCCAGAGGGGCTTAATGCTTGCCCCCCTCTGGAAGTTCCTTCCCGTTCCTTGTTAAATGCTGTATTTCCTTATCTGCTGCCGGGCCCTGTCCGAGCCCAAGGACCAGACGTTTCTGTTGTAGGAGCCCCAGAGAATCTCACTGAAGTGTTTGTGTCACAGTGATTACGTATGACGGTCGACTTTTGACAGAAAAGTAATAACTTTTCTTAGAGATGACTCATTTGATAATTGAGCCACCCACACTTATCTCAATGCAAATTGAAGACGGTATCTTGTATCTTTTactatgtttttatatttagttacattattttttctgttaGAAAAATCGGcgacaaaatttctttttttggggggggtaaaaaatatctttttttactattaaaaaagacTCCAATCCAACCCTTTACCCATAAAAAAGTTTGTCCTTCGGTGTTGTAATCATTTAGCAAACTTCATTTAATCACACAAGAATGGAGAAAGGTAAATGATCTTATTTCTTCAACCATGTACCATGAATATTGACCTCCTTGTACTTCCCACAGAACCTAGACGGCTGCCCCTGGACCCTGGGCTCTGAGAGGTGAGCCTTCACCTTGTTTTCCCGAGAACTCACCCTCCACTCCATCAGCCCTCACCCCGCTGCCTCCACTGGTTTCCTGATCCCTTTATCTGGCATCTTCTGGAATGAAGAATGGTCTCGTTTGCCTGCATTTAATGCTTAGCCCAACACTCAGGATAAACTGAACATTTAAATGGTTTTTCATTGTCCGTTTCCTTCAGCTGAAAAAAAGTATGGAAGAGAAGGAAGTTCCAGATTGTAGGTCATCAAGGTTGACTTTTTTCCCTGGCAAGAATCTAGAATGTGTCACAGTATAGATGGTTTCGGGAAGAGCCAGAGCTGGACAAGTGATCTTGGAGGAGACTCCACCTCCTAACCACAGGCCATGCTAGAATACGCTTAGCCCTTTTCTGTGGGTTATTAAGTTGGCCAACTTGAGGAACGTTGTGGATCTTGTTGGCCCAGATTTTTGCCAAAGATCGACCAAGTTCTCATACCTTTTCCTATGGAAATATGGTTTCATATGGTGGAAGCAGACACAATCCCCCAACAGTGctttagtatcccagttttcctgcgtctccttcaacatttgtcattttccttttgtgtcatGCTAGTTCATCTGATAGGTGTacaatggtacctcagagttgttttaaattgcatttttctaatcaacagtgatttagaccCTTGTTTTCCGGATGACTATAGATAGGTTTGAGTACTTAATCTGAATATTGCCTGTTCGtattctttgactatcaattgaggaatgtccatttaaaaaaaaaaattaatttcactcATCTTTATAGTTTTGATTACTAAGAGAAatagatgggggcagctaggtggtgcagtggatagggcaccagctctgaattcaggaggacccgagttcaaatctggtcttagacacttaacccttcctagctgtgtgaccctgggcaagtcacttaaccccagcctccaaaaaaaaaaaaaaaaaagaaatagacatttCTCTCTGTacattttcccccatttctcctattctctcttctcctttcaccctgtcttcaaaagtgttttgcttctatcaTCTAACTCCCTTAACCCCTCTTATCCATCagtcccctttctctttcccccttccccttctactCTCTTGAAGggtagataaatttctatacccaactgggTTTTGTGTGGTAGTTTCTCTTTGAGTCAGTTTTGATGACTAAGGTTAAAGCATTTACTCCTTCTCCCACTTTCCTCCCCCCACTGtataagctctttttttgtgagataatttaccatattctatttct
Protein-coding sequences here:
- the NDUFA4 gene encoding cytochrome c oxidase subunit NDUFA4; amino-acid sequence: MLRMILNQAKKHPSLIPLFVFIGAGGTGASLYVLRLALFNPDVSWDRKNNPEPWNKMNPTDQYKFYSVNVDYSKLKKEGPEF